One Colias croceus chromosome 7, ilColCroc2.1 genomic window carries:
- the LOC123692971 gene encoding uncharacterized protein LOC123692971 isoform X2 produces MARWVPAFVAFLLATATVSARKSTPKSQQDHEPRIEEVTAKQLERLLDEKDFVAVYWYARSCVTCDKVLDELEKIDDDTDTFGVDFVKINDKRLAKQHGITKFPALTYFREKEPIIYEGDLMDEESVLDFLTSLEAMDLPDRIEEVNQKILGKIVEDTEYVAVLFCPDHKNCGPMNNKPECKKCAKALQELENIDDEADQLGIGFVKIHDEELAEEYSLGELPRLVYYRHQIPIIYESELSREEDVLEWLIANKSTGDEEDVIEDVTSKTLNTLIGNVDNLVVLFYDHGDEESMTVLEELEKIDDDCDRHGIQFVKIDDKKAAREFGIDDVPSIVYFEKQIPNVYDGDLENEEEMLEWLVSQLEKDEIEDVTDEMLDRLIKDGKTVAVLFYDNNDRKSQKVLNELENIDDECDALGIAFVKIDNDEEAKEYGIEKVPTLLYFEKGIPTYYEGNLEEEEKVLAWLKHQTESDEIEDITDEMLDLIIEKMPYVAVLFYDKDHKKSQKILAELENIDDECDQNDIAFVKIDDDNEAKEYGIETLPTMVFFEKGIPHVYEGDLMKEDELLGWLIHQKRHSEIPEVTDEMMDKLIDSAKYLAVIFYDKEDKQDIRILNELENIDDELEKEGIVIVRMDNDQEAKEYGIDHLPTLVYFEENIPAIYEGDLMNEDEVLAWLIEQKNSATIEEVTDEILTDLIEEHEYVVVYFSGNCEEGEECDNILEELENIDDELDETGIIFVTTEDVSLAKKYGIKTFPALVFFRNKEPLIYKGDIEDEDEVLAWLTDEDTLEIPGKIEEVNSRMLEKILEENDHVVVFFYKEGDKKSQKILSELENIDDECEEENIDFIKTSDDGVEKEYDLPGLPALAFYRHKFRTIYEGDLMHEEAILKWVLDLQHSQPEVIENVDRKTLKDLINDVEHLAVFFYNDDCDTCDEILEELETIDDDTDKHGIQFVKSKDSKLASDIGIFSFPALVYYETGVPIMYDGNLFDENEVLDWMVKQKEDESIEEIDRDTLFKYIETKEFLAVVFYKEDDPGSPRILRHVELIDDEAAEYGIKIVKCSDRLMAKKYGYRNPPGITYFRKTKYINYDGDIDDEEEILDWLTNPENMELTDHIEKVNKKMFQKIRQTSDYVAVFFYSNDCKQCPRVLAEIEHIDDDADGAGINFVKIDDRQMAKEYGVFALPAVLFFKMGSKDPVIYAGDLYDEQQLLSWLLVQKNPAGDVIEALEGQELLDLIEESNSIAVYFYSLDCEQCAGILEELENIDDDCDRHGIKFVKTQDYAIAESYGATDFPVLVYFEKNIPNVYEGSLAEEEEVLQWLITQKTEDRIELITRVMLEKMVDETQYLAVYFYKLNCHICDHILEELEKIDDECDVYGIHMVKIQDPQLAKRYSIKTFPAMVYFRNGNPLLFEGDLQNEESILEWLVDDDNRELADEIESVNDRMLERLLYESHLLAVFFYDDEDCPECQEILEELEQIDGEVDQFGIDFVKIASAEAAAQYNIVNIPSLVYFRKRTPMFYDGDLHQVDRVLQWLTSQEVFEIKNEIEEVNRKMLDKLLDENEFLAVYFYENSAESRIVLDKLENIDSETDNLDITFVKMHDTRYARKWGVTKLPAIVYFRKRFPSIYRGDVMAEDEVLEWLRKNRFRQPELNIFMYALIALSIAFVMYTAFLLQCFKPTPSTTTQHPKQA; encoded by the exons ACGCAAGAAGTTGTGTCACGTGCGACAAGGTTTTGGACGAGCTAGAAAAAATAGACGATGACACCGACACATTTGGCGTCGACTTCGTgaagatcaatgataagaggCTCGCGAAACAACATGGTATCACGAAATTCCCCGCCCTCACGTACTTCCGTGAGAAGGAACCGATCATTTACGAAG gAGATCTTATGGACGAAGAAAGTGTCCTGGATTTCCTGACGAGCTTAGAAGCAATGGACCTTCCAGACAGGATAGAAGAGGTGAACCaaaaaatcctcggaaaaatAGTTGAGGATACAGAATATGTAGCTGTTCTTTTTT GTCCTGATCACAAAAATTGCGGCCCGATGAACA ATAAGCCAGAATGTAAGAAGTGCGCGAAGGCGCTCCAAGAGCTTGAAAACATTGACGATGAAGCAGACCAGCTCGGTATAGGCTTCGTGAAGATCCACGACGAGGAACTCGCCGAAGAGTACAGCCTTGGCGAATTGCCAAGACTTGTGTACTACAGGCATCAGATACCTATTATCTATGAAA gtgAACTCAGTAGAGAAGAAGACGTACTGGAATGGCTCATTGCTAATAAATCGACTGGGGACGAAGAAGATGTTATCGAAGATGTCACATCCAAAACGCTAAACACGCTTATAGGAAATGTCGACAATCTTGTTGTGCTTTTCT ATGACCATGGTGATGAAGAATCAATGACAGTGTTAGAAGAATTAGAGAAAATAGACGACGATTGCGATCGCCATGGTATTCAATTTGTAAAGATCGACGACAAGAAAGCCGCAAGAGAATTTGGTATTGATGACGTGCCTTCAATTGTCTACTTCGAGAAACAAATCCCCAATGTTTACGATG GTGACCTTGAGAATGAAGAGGAGATGTTGGAATGGCTAGTTAGTCAATTGGAAAAAGATGAAATTGAAGACGTCACAGATGAAATGTTGGACCGACTTATCAAAGATGGAAAGACTGTTGCTGTTTTATTCT ATGACAACAATGATCGCAAGTCacaaaaagtattaaatgAGCTTGAAAATATTGACGATGAATGCGATGCTCTCGGCATTGCGTTCGTCAAAATCGATAATGATGAAGAGGCTAAGGAATACGGCATTGAAAAAGTCCCAACTTTACTATACTTTGAAAAGGGAATTCCAACATACTATGAAGGCAATTtggaagaagaagaaaaagtCTTGGCTTGGTTGAAACATCAAACTGAAAGCGATGAAATTGAAGACATTACAGATGAAATGCTCGATttgattattgaaaaaatgccgtatgttgccgttttgtttt ATGACAAGGATCATAAGAAAAGTCAAAAGATTTTAGCAGAATTAGAAAACATTGATGACGAATGTGATCAAAATGACATTGCCTTTGTAAAGATCGATGATGATAACGAGGCCAAAGAATATGGTATTGAAACCTTACCTACTATGGTATTCTTCGAGAAGGGTATTCCTCACGTATACGAAGGTGACTTGATGAAAGAAGATGAGTTGTTGGGCTGGTTGATTCATCAAAAACGTCACAGTGAAATCCCCGAAGTCACCGATGAAATGATGGACAAACTTATCGACAGTGCCAAATATTTGGCcgttatatttt ATGACAAAGAAGATAAGCAAGATATTAGAATATTGAACGAACTGGAGAACATTGACGATGAATTAGAAAAAGAGGGTATTGTTATTGTAAGAATGGATAACGATCAAGAAGCTAAGGAATATGGAATTGACCACCTGCCAACTTTGGTTTACTTCGAAGAGAATATTCCAGCTATTTACGAAGGGGATCTTATGAACGAAGATGAGGTATTGGCGTGGTTAATAGAACAAAAGAACAGTGCAACCATTGAAGAAGTTACGGATGAAATTTTAACAGATCTTATTGAAGAGCACGAGTATGTCGTGGTATATTTCA GTGGTAATTGCGAAGAAGGTGAGGAATGTGATAACATCTTGGAAGAATTAGAGAACATTGATGATGAATTAGATGAAACTGGAATTATATTTGTCACAACTGAAGATGTGTCGCTTGCCAAGAAGTATGGAATCAAAACATTCCCTGCACTAGTTTTCTTCAGAAATAAGGAACCTCTCATTTATAAGG GTGATATTGAGGATGAAGACGAAGTCTTAGCTTGGCTCACCGATGAAGACACTCTTgaaatccccggaaaaatTGAAGAAGTGAACTCAAGAatgttggaaaaaattttggAAGAAAACGACCACGTTGTAGTTTTCTTTT ACAAGGAAGGTGATAAGAAATCACAGAAAATCCTCAGTGAATTGGAAAATATTGACGATGAGTGTGAAGAAGAGAACATtgattttatcaaaacatcaGACGACGGTGTCGAAAAAGAATATGACCTTCCTGGATTACCGGCATTGGCCTTCTACCGACACAAGTTTAGGACTATCTATGAAGGCGACTTAATGCACGAAGAAGCTATTCTTAAATGGGTGCTAGATCTTCAACACTCACAGCCAGAAGTTATAGAAAATGTTGACAGGAAAACGTTAAAAGATTTAATCAATGACGTCGAGCATCTAGCAGTATTCTTCT ATAATGATGATTGCGATACTTGTGACGAAATTTTGGAAGAATTAGAAACAATTGACGATGATACAGacaaacatggtattcaatttGTTAAATCCAAGGATTCTAAGCTCGCATCGGATATTGGTATATTTAGTTTCCCAGCGTTAGTATACTATGAAACTGGGGTTCCTATTATGTATGATG GAAATCTATTTGACGAGAACGAAGTACTAGATTGGATGGTAAAGCAGAAAGAAGATGAGAGCATTGAAGAAATTGACAGAGATacactatttaaatatattgagACTAAGGAATTTCTAGCAGTTgtatttt ACAAGGAAGACGATCCTGGCAGTCCAAGAATACTTCGACACGTAGAACTTATCGACGACGAGGCAGCTGAATATGGGATCAAAATAGTTAAGTGTAGCGATCGCCTGATGGCAAAGAAGTATGGTTACAGAAACCCCCCTGGCATCACCTACTTCAGGAAAACTAAATATATCAACTACGATGGTGATATAGACGATGAAGAAGAAATTCTGGACTGGCTAACAAATCCGGAGAACATGGAATTAACTGATCATATAGAGAAAGTAAACAAGAAAATGTTTCAGAAAATTCGACAAACATCTGACTATGTGGCCGTCTTCTTTT ACAGTAATGACTGCAAACAATGTCCCAGAGTGCTGGCTGAGATTGAGCACATAGATGACGATGCGGATGGCGCTGGCATCAACTTTGTGAAGATAGATGATAGACAGATGGCCAAAGAATATGGCGTTTTTGCCTTACCCGCAGTGCTTTTCTTCAAGATGGGTTCTAAAGACCCCGTGATATATGCTG GTGATTTATATGATGAACAACAACTACTAAGCTGGCTTCTGGTTCAGAAAAATCCAGCTGGCGATGTCATCGAAGCCCTCGAGGGTCAAGAACTTTTAGACCTTATTGAGGAATCAAATTCGATAGCTGTATACTTTT ATTCATTGGATTGTGAGCAATGCGCTGGCATTTTAGAAGAGTTAGAGAACATTGATGACGATTGTGACAGACATGGAATCAAATTTGTTAAAACTCAAGACTATGCTATTGCCGAATCTTATGGGGCGACCGATTTCCCAGTTTTAGTTTACTTTGAGAAAAATATTCCAAATGTGTATGAAGGTTCGTTAGCTGAAGAAGAAGAAGTCCTGCAATGGTTGATAACGCAGAAAACTGAAGACAGGATAGAACTGATAACTAGAGTAATGCTGGAGAAAATGGTTGACGAGACGCAATATTTAGCTGTATACTTCT ATAAACTTAACTGCCATATTTGCGATCATATTCTGGAAGAGCTGGAGAAAATTGACGACGAATGTGACGTCTACGGTATCCACATGGTGAAAATTCAGGACCCTCAACTTGCTAAGAGATACTCTATTAAAACTTTCCCAGCAATGGTGTATTTCAG gAACGGTAATCCACTCTTATTCGAAGGTGATTTACAAAATGAAGAGTCGATTCTAGAGTGGCTTGTAGATGACGATAACCGAGAGTTAGCTGATGAAATAGAATCAGTTAATGACAGAATGTTGGAGCGGTTATTGTACGAGTCGCATTTACTAGCTGTATTTTTCT ATGACGACGAAGATTGCCCGGAATGCCAAGAAATTCTGGAAGAGTTAGAGCAGATCGACGGAGAGGTAGATCAATTTGGAATTGATTTCGTGAAAATTGCGAGCGCTGAGGCAGCGGCACAATACAATATAGTTAACATACCATCATTAGTATATTTCCGTAAACGAACACCAATGTTCTATGATGGAGATTTGCACCAAGTGGATAGAGTACTGCAGTGGCTAACGTCTCAAGaagtttttgaaattaaaaacgaaATCGAAGAAGTTAACCGCAAAATGCTTGATAAACTCCTGGATGAAAACGAATTTTTGGCAGTTTATTTCT ATGAGAATTCAGCTGAAAGTCGAATCGTTTTGGATAAACTGGAGAATATAGACAGTGAAACGGACAACCTTGATATAACGTTTGTCAAAATGCACGATACACGCTATGCCCGTAAGTGGGGCGTCACGAAGTTACCTGCTATTGTTTATTTCAGGAAACGGTTTCCAAGTATATACAGAG GTGATGTCATGGCAGAAGACGAAGTACTGGAATGGCTGCGTAAGAACAGATTTAGGCAACCAGAACTGAACATATTCATGTACGCCTTGATAGCTCTGTCGATAGCGTTCGTTATGTACACGGCGTTCTTACTTCAGTGTTTCAAACCCACTCCAAGCACGACTACACAACATCCCAAACAAGCGTGA
- the LOC123692971 gene encoding uncharacterized protein LOC123692971 isoform X1 translates to MARWVPAFVAFLLATATVSARKSTPKSQQDHEPRIEEVTAKQLERLLDEKDFVAVYWYARSCVTCDKVLDELEKIDDDTDTFGVDFVKINDKRLAKQHGITKFPALTYFREKEPIIYEGDLMDEESVLDFLTSLEAMDLPDRIEEVNQKILGKIVEDTEYVAVLFCPDHKNCGPMNNKPECKKCAKALQELENIDDEADQLGIGFVKIHDEELAEEYSLGELPRLVYYRHQIPIIYESELSREEDVLEWLIANKSTGDEEDVIEDVTSKTLNTLIGNVDNLVVLFYDHGDEESMTVLEELEKIDDDCDRHGIQFVKIDDKKAAREFGIDDVPSIVYFEKQIPNVYDGDLENEEEMLEWLVSQLEKDEIEDVTDEMLDRLIKDGKTVAVLFYDNNDRKSQKVLNELENIDDECDALGIAFVKIDNDEEAKEYGIEKVPTLLYFEKGIPTYYEGNLEEEEKVLAWLKHQTESDEIEDITDEMLDLIIEKMPYVAVLFYDKDHKKSQKILAELENIDDECDQNDIAFVKIDDDNEAKEYGIETLPTMVFFEKGIPHVYEGDLMKEDELLGWLIHQKRHSEIPEVTDEMMDKLIDSAKYLAVIFYDKEDKQDIRILNELENIDDELEKEGIVIVRMDNDQEAKEYGIDHLPTLVYFEENIPAIYEGDLMNEDEVLAWLIEQKNSATIEEVTDEILTDLIEEHEYVVVYFSGNCEEGEECDNILEELENIDDELDETGIIFVTTEDVSLAKKYGIKTFPALVFFRNKEPLIYKGDIEDEDEVLAWLTDEDTLEIPGKIEEVNSRMLEKILEENDHVVVFFYKEGDKKSQKILSELENIDDECEEENIDFIKTSDDGVEKEYDLPGLPALAFYRHKFRTIYEGDLMHEEAILKWVLDLQHSQPEVIENVDRKTLKDLINDVEHLAVFFYNDDCDTCDEILEELETIDDDTDKHGIQFVKSKDSKLASDIGIFSFPALVYYETGVPIMYDGNLFDENEVLDWMVKQKEDESIEEIDRDTLFKYIETKEFLAVVFYKEDDPGSPRILRHVELIDDEAAEYGIKIVKCSDRLMAKKYGYRNPPGITYFRKTKYINYDGDIDDEEEILDWLTNPENMELTDHIEKVNKKMFQKIRQTSDYVAVFFYSNDCKQCPRVLAEIEHIDDDADGAGINFVKIDDRQMAKEYGVFALPAVLFFKMGSKDPVIYAGDLYDEQQLLSWLLVQKNPAGDVIEALEGQELLDLIEESNSIAVYFWNKTLCELCSAKATQKPTKKGKDRQEDELQEVEDSLDCEQCAGILEELENIDDDCDRHGIKFVKTQDYAIAESYGATDFPVLVYFEKNIPNVYEGSLAEEEEVLQWLITQKTEDRIELITRVMLEKMVDETQYLAVYFYKLNCHICDHILEELEKIDDECDVYGIHMVKIQDPQLAKRYSIKTFPAMVYFRNGNPLLFEGDLQNEESILEWLVDDDNRELADEIESVNDRMLERLLYESHLLAVFFYDDEDCPECQEILEELEQIDGEVDQFGIDFVKIASAEAAAQYNIVNIPSLVYFRKRTPMFYDGDLHQVDRVLQWLTSQEVFEIKNEIEEVNRKMLDKLLDENEFLAVYFYENSAESRIVLDKLENIDSETDNLDITFVKMHDTRYARKWGVTKLPAIVYFRKRFPSIYRGDVMAEDEVLEWLRKNRFRQPELNIFMYALIALSIAFVMYTAFLLQCFKPTPSTTTQHPKQA, encoded by the exons ACGCAAGAAGTTGTGTCACGTGCGACAAGGTTTTGGACGAGCTAGAAAAAATAGACGATGACACCGACACATTTGGCGTCGACTTCGTgaagatcaatgataagaggCTCGCGAAACAACATGGTATCACGAAATTCCCCGCCCTCACGTACTTCCGTGAGAAGGAACCGATCATTTACGAAG gAGATCTTATGGACGAAGAAAGTGTCCTGGATTTCCTGACGAGCTTAGAAGCAATGGACCTTCCAGACAGGATAGAAGAGGTGAACCaaaaaatcctcggaaaaatAGTTGAGGATACAGAATATGTAGCTGTTCTTTTTT GTCCTGATCACAAAAATTGCGGCCCGATGAACA ATAAGCCAGAATGTAAGAAGTGCGCGAAGGCGCTCCAAGAGCTTGAAAACATTGACGATGAAGCAGACCAGCTCGGTATAGGCTTCGTGAAGATCCACGACGAGGAACTCGCCGAAGAGTACAGCCTTGGCGAATTGCCAAGACTTGTGTACTACAGGCATCAGATACCTATTATCTATGAAA gtgAACTCAGTAGAGAAGAAGACGTACTGGAATGGCTCATTGCTAATAAATCGACTGGGGACGAAGAAGATGTTATCGAAGATGTCACATCCAAAACGCTAAACACGCTTATAGGAAATGTCGACAATCTTGTTGTGCTTTTCT ATGACCATGGTGATGAAGAATCAATGACAGTGTTAGAAGAATTAGAGAAAATAGACGACGATTGCGATCGCCATGGTATTCAATTTGTAAAGATCGACGACAAGAAAGCCGCAAGAGAATTTGGTATTGATGACGTGCCTTCAATTGTCTACTTCGAGAAACAAATCCCCAATGTTTACGATG GTGACCTTGAGAATGAAGAGGAGATGTTGGAATGGCTAGTTAGTCAATTGGAAAAAGATGAAATTGAAGACGTCACAGATGAAATGTTGGACCGACTTATCAAAGATGGAAAGACTGTTGCTGTTTTATTCT ATGACAACAATGATCGCAAGTCacaaaaagtattaaatgAGCTTGAAAATATTGACGATGAATGCGATGCTCTCGGCATTGCGTTCGTCAAAATCGATAATGATGAAGAGGCTAAGGAATACGGCATTGAAAAAGTCCCAACTTTACTATACTTTGAAAAGGGAATTCCAACATACTATGAAGGCAATTtggaagaagaagaaaaagtCTTGGCTTGGTTGAAACATCAAACTGAAAGCGATGAAATTGAAGACATTACAGATGAAATGCTCGATttgattattgaaaaaatgccgtatgttgccgttttgtttt ATGACAAGGATCATAAGAAAAGTCAAAAGATTTTAGCAGAATTAGAAAACATTGATGACGAATGTGATCAAAATGACATTGCCTTTGTAAAGATCGATGATGATAACGAGGCCAAAGAATATGGTATTGAAACCTTACCTACTATGGTATTCTTCGAGAAGGGTATTCCTCACGTATACGAAGGTGACTTGATGAAAGAAGATGAGTTGTTGGGCTGGTTGATTCATCAAAAACGTCACAGTGAAATCCCCGAAGTCACCGATGAAATGATGGACAAACTTATCGACAGTGCCAAATATTTGGCcgttatatttt ATGACAAAGAAGATAAGCAAGATATTAGAATATTGAACGAACTGGAGAACATTGACGATGAATTAGAAAAAGAGGGTATTGTTATTGTAAGAATGGATAACGATCAAGAAGCTAAGGAATATGGAATTGACCACCTGCCAACTTTGGTTTACTTCGAAGAGAATATTCCAGCTATTTACGAAGGGGATCTTATGAACGAAGATGAGGTATTGGCGTGGTTAATAGAACAAAAGAACAGTGCAACCATTGAAGAAGTTACGGATGAAATTTTAACAGATCTTATTGAAGAGCACGAGTATGTCGTGGTATATTTCA GTGGTAATTGCGAAGAAGGTGAGGAATGTGATAACATCTTGGAAGAATTAGAGAACATTGATGATGAATTAGATGAAACTGGAATTATATTTGTCACAACTGAAGATGTGTCGCTTGCCAAGAAGTATGGAATCAAAACATTCCCTGCACTAGTTTTCTTCAGAAATAAGGAACCTCTCATTTATAAGG GTGATATTGAGGATGAAGACGAAGTCTTAGCTTGGCTCACCGATGAAGACACTCTTgaaatccccggaaaaatTGAAGAAGTGAACTCAAGAatgttggaaaaaattttggAAGAAAACGACCACGTTGTAGTTTTCTTTT ACAAGGAAGGTGATAAGAAATCACAGAAAATCCTCAGTGAATTGGAAAATATTGACGATGAGTGTGAAGAAGAGAACATtgattttatcaaaacatcaGACGACGGTGTCGAAAAAGAATATGACCTTCCTGGATTACCGGCATTGGCCTTCTACCGACACAAGTTTAGGACTATCTATGAAGGCGACTTAATGCACGAAGAAGCTATTCTTAAATGGGTGCTAGATCTTCAACACTCACAGCCAGAAGTTATAGAAAATGTTGACAGGAAAACGTTAAAAGATTTAATCAATGACGTCGAGCATCTAGCAGTATTCTTCT ATAATGATGATTGCGATACTTGTGACGAAATTTTGGAAGAATTAGAAACAATTGACGATGATACAGacaaacatggtattcaatttGTTAAATCCAAGGATTCTAAGCTCGCATCGGATATTGGTATATTTAGTTTCCCAGCGTTAGTATACTATGAAACTGGGGTTCCTATTATGTATGATG GAAATCTATTTGACGAGAACGAAGTACTAGATTGGATGGTAAAGCAGAAAGAAGATGAGAGCATTGAAGAAATTGACAGAGATacactatttaaatatattgagACTAAGGAATTTCTAGCAGTTgtatttt ACAAGGAAGACGATCCTGGCAGTCCAAGAATACTTCGACACGTAGAACTTATCGACGACGAGGCAGCTGAATATGGGATCAAAATAGTTAAGTGTAGCGATCGCCTGATGGCAAAGAAGTATGGTTACAGAAACCCCCCTGGCATCACCTACTTCAGGAAAACTAAATATATCAACTACGATGGTGATATAGACGATGAAGAAGAAATTCTGGACTGGCTAACAAATCCGGAGAACATGGAATTAACTGATCATATAGAGAAAGTAAACAAGAAAATGTTTCAGAAAATTCGACAAACATCTGACTATGTGGCCGTCTTCTTTT ACAGTAATGACTGCAAACAATGTCCCAGAGTGCTGGCTGAGATTGAGCACATAGATGACGATGCGGATGGCGCTGGCATCAACTTTGTGAAGATAGATGATAGACAGATGGCCAAAGAATATGGCGTTTTTGCCTTACCCGCAGTGCTTTTCTTCAAGATGGGTTCTAAAGACCCCGTGATATATGCTG GTGATTTATATGATGAACAACAACTACTAAGCTGGCTTCTGGTTCAGAAAAATCCAGCTGGCGATGTCATCGAAGCCCTCGAGGGTCAAGAACTTTTAGACCTTATTGAGGAATCAAATTCGATAGCTGTATACTTTT GGAACAAAACATTATGTGAACTATGTAGTGCAAAAGCAACGCAAAAACCAACAAAAAAAGGCAAAGATCGTCAAGAGGACGAATTACAGGAAGTTGAGG ATTCATTGGATTGTGAGCAATGCGCTGGCATTTTAGAAGAGTTAGAGAACATTGATGACGATTGTGACAGACATGGAATCAAATTTGTTAAAACTCAAGACTATGCTATTGCCGAATCTTATGGGGCGACCGATTTCCCAGTTTTAGTTTACTTTGAGAAAAATATTCCAAATGTGTATGAAGGTTCGTTAGCTGAAGAAGAAGAAGTCCTGCAATGGTTGATAACGCAGAAAACTGAAGACAGGATAGAACTGATAACTAGAGTAATGCTGGAGAAAATGGTTGACGAGACGCAATATTTAGCTGTATACTTCT ATAAACTTAACTGCCATATTTGCGATCATATTCTGGAAGAGCTGGAGAAAATTGACGACGAATGTGACGTCTACGGTATCCACATGGTGAAAATTCAGGACCCTCAACTTGCTAAGAGATACTCTATTAAAACTTTCCCAGCAATGGTGTATTTCAG gAACGGTAATCCACTCTTATTCGAAGGTGATTTACAAAATGAAGAGTCGATTCTAGAGTGGCTTGTAGATGACGATAACCGAGAGTTAGCTGATGAAATAGAATCAGTTAATGACAGAATGTTGGAGCGGTTATTGTACGAGTCGCATTTACTAGCTGTATTTTTCT ATGACGACGAAGATTGCCCGGAATGCCAAGAAATTCTGGAAGAGTTAGAGCAGATCGACGGAGAGGTAGATCAATTTGGAATTGATTTCGTGAAAATTGCGAGCGCTGAGGCAGCGGCACAATACAATATAGTTAACATACCATCATTAGTATATTTCCGTAAACGAACACCAATGTTCTATGATGGAGATTTGCACCAAGTGGATAGAGTACTGCAGTGGCTAACGTCTCAAGaagtttttgaaattaaaaacgaaATCGAAGAAGTTAACCGCAAAATGCTTGATAAACTCCTGGATGAAAACGAATTTTTGGCAGTTTATTTCT ATGAGAATTCAGCTGAAAGTCGAATCGTTTTGGATAAACTGGAGAATATAGACAGTGAAACGGACAACCTTGATATAACGTTTGTCAAAATGCACGATACACGCTATGCCCGTAAGTGGGGCGTCACGAAGTTACCTGCTATTGTTTATTTCAGGAAACGGTTTCCAAGTATATACAGAG GTGATGTCATGGCAGAAGACGAAGTACTGGAATGGCTGCGTAAGAACAGATTTAGGCAACCAGAACTGAACATATTCATGTACGCCTTGATAGCTCTGTCGATAGCGTTCGTTATGTACACGGCGTTCTTACTTCAGTGTTTCAAACCCACTCCAAGCACGACTACACAACATCCCAAACAAGCGTGA